The Actinomyces wuliandei genome contains the following window.
GTCCTCGGAGGTAGAGGTGGCTCCCGGCTGCGGCTGGGCCTCGTCCTCAGTCGGCATCGGGGCAGGCGTGGAGGAGTCATCCTGGGAAACCACCGTGTTAATCAGCGAGACACTGGTGGAGACCTGGTCACCAATGGTGAAGGTGCCCGTCCTCTCCCCCTCGACCACGAACACGGGCTCACCCCAGCTGTACCCAGCGTGATCAGTGGTGGCGTCGGAGGTGTGCTCGCTCAGGGTCACGGTGGTCCCCACCGGGAAGGTCCCGTCAAACTGGGTCCTCTCGCCGGCTGTCACCGTCATCGACGTGGTCCCGGACCGCTCATCACCCGAGGGGGCGTCACCCTCGGGGGCGCTCCACCCGGAGTAGGAGCTGGCTGGTGCCGGGAGCTCGTAGGCCGCGTCCACCACGAAGGTGGAGCCCTCAGCAGCAAACGGGAGGTCACCCTCGAACGTCTTGGTGACGTTAAAGGTACCGAAGCCCCGCTCCATCTCCACGGAGATGTCGAAGTACTGGACGTAGGAGCGGGTCTCGGTGTCCCCGGCCCCGGTGCCGTCCAGGGCAACGGAGTTGGTGTAGGAGACCCCCTGAGTCGCCTGGCCGCCGTCGAAGGAGACGGGGTACTCCATGGCGTAGTCGGCGTCGGCCTCGAAGGGCCCGGTGATCGAGATCGTGGCGGTGCGGCCGTCGGAGGACAGGGACACGTCCATGTCGAAGTCCCCGCGCTCCGTGCTGTCGTCAGTGCCGTCCGCACGGGTGAGTGCTGAGCCGCCGCCTCCGGCGGAGTCGTTCTTGAGGTACTTCAGCGCCAGGGTCCAGCGGCTCATGTCGGTGGAGAAGCTGGAGCCGGCACCGAGCTCGTCGGTGAAGGTCACGGTCTGGCGCGTCTGCCCGTCCAGGGTCAGGCCCAGCTGGTCGGCCACGTAGTTGGAGCCGAAGTTGACCCCCCAGGTCAGCTCGGAGTAGTCGTTGTAGAAGCTGGAGGCCCACTTGTCGATCTCCCAGTCGCCATAGCCTGGGCCGGTCCCGATGCCTCCCTCGCCGGGCAGGTCCACCGAGGTGGTGCCGTTGGCAGTGATGTCGGCCGTCGCCGAGGTGGTCGTCTCCGTGATCGCCAGCAGGGCAGTTCCCTGACCCTTGAACCCGTGGAAGCCTGCTGAGCGCAGCCGGGTAACCTGGTCGGAGAAGGTGCACACGATTGTCTTGGCGGTGAGCTCGCAGGTACCGATCTCCACGTTGGAGCCGTCGTGGCTGACCGTCATGGGCAGCGACTCGGACCGCTGAAGGTTCTCGAAGTAGGTACCCAGGTTGATCGTGAAGGAGTCGCCGGGCTGGAGGTCCGCGCTTGAGGCGTCCCAGTCGAAGGTCAGGCGGGCGTTGTCGTAGTAGAGCAGTGCCCCCTCCTGCGGCTCATTGTTGCCGTTGACGCGGGTCAGGCTCATGTTGCTGACGGTGATCCCCGTGTTCTCCTCGGCCTGAGCGGAGGATGCCAGTGGGGTGACCACGGCCAGGGCCAGGGCCAGGGCGGCAACCAGCACGGCAACCGCCCCCCCTGCGAGGGCACGGCGAGGCGCGATGCCCGTTGACACTGTGTTCATAAGGTCTCCGAGTTCAAAGGGTTGAGGACACAGGACGGAGGGAGTCATCGTCTCCCTTCATCGCAGGAGCGCGGCACGCGCGCTGGCGCACCGTCCGCGACATGTCCGCGATGATTGTAACCACAGCGTCACAAGGAGTGACCACGTCCACCTTTTTCTGTTGACCCAGGATGAGTTTAGATTCTCACAGGAAATCGTCAGCAGCTGGCAGGTCCGCCTCCATACCGACAGGCCCCGGCGCGAAACTGGCCCCAGCAGGCCTGTACACCCCATGGCACCGCTGTCAGCAACAGCCGCCGCGTACGACGGGCCCGCGCGACAGCACCGACTCAGTCAACCCTATTCAGAGGTCAAACAATAAAATGCCTCCAGCTCGGTCACTCTATTTTCAGACAATCCTCAGGCAGCGCGAAGACGAGCGCAGCCCAGATCGACGCTGGCTCTCCTACAGGTCCCCTTCCAGGCCACGCAGGTCCTCCAGCGTCTCGGGGCGCAGCACCCAGCCCTGACGCCCGCCCTCCACCCAGGCGACACCTGGACGGGTGAACAGGTTGTAGCTACTGGCCATGGAACGGCCATAGGC
Protein-coding sequences here:
- a CDS encoding DUF5979 domain-containing protein, which codes for MNTVSTGIAPRRALAGGAVAVLVAALALALAVVTPLASSAQAEENTGITVSNMSLTRVNGNNEPQEGALLYYDNARLTFDWDASSADLQPGDSFTINLGTYFENLQRSESLPMTVSHDGSNVEIGTCELTAKTIVCTFSDQVTRLRSAGFHGFKGQGTALLAITETTTSATADITANGTTSVDLPGEGGIGTGPGYGDWEIDKWASSFYNDYSELTWGVNFGSNYVADQLGLTLDGQTRQTVTFTDELGAGSSFSTDMSRWTLALKYLKNDSAGGGGSALTRADGTDDSTERGDFDMDVSLSSDGRTATISITGPFEADADYAMEYPVSFDGGQATQGVSYTNSVALDGTGAGDTETRSYVQYFDISVEMERGFGTFNVTKTFEGDLPFAAEGSTFVVDAAYELPAPASSYSGWSAPEGDAPSGDERSGTTSMTVTAGERTQFDGTFPVGTTVTLSEHTSDATTDHAGYSWGEPVFVVEGERTGTFTIGDQVSTSVSLINTVVSQDDSSTPAPMPTEDEAQPQPGATSTSEDPPGGTGEDGGNQATTAQADPAPATQAPTPSGGGQSLARTGANVAALLALAGAGIGGGALLLSRRRRSGGQDTSQTSPMA